From the Clostridium putrefaciens genome, one window contains:
- a CDS encoding glutamine synthetase yields MKNDLIFSIPETSHNETSLKSIINDHPEIRFISLVGIDLAGNDTDERIPIKAFLNDLDTFLNGVAAQTDGSSVTLPGIASLNNAKIDMMCDLNCNWYVDYNYEHIDPFCNKPVGTLRIPCFLYHNGNPVDSRHILKRSIDYFKSTILSLISKNPNSLSSYGISFEDIDDISVTSATELEFWVKTPNDEAELEELSTSQVLHEQYWTRTKGSVRTALEQSLMLMDSYGLEPEMGHKEVGGVKAKIDDLGNLTHIMEQMEIDWRFSTPIQAADNELLVRNIVRETFRQNGLDVTFLAKPIDGVAGSGEHIHVGICLKLKNGKLINLFTSNKDHFLSSIGYGSLMGILKNYEIINPFISSTNDSLKRLKPGFEAPICIVTSLGVTIEVPSRNRTILIALIRDLMNPMATRFELRSPNPHTNTYIAISVLYMSMIDGIKYALDNNKSEDDLLDELSKSPGEPSIYLEKERSYRTEEDVFEFFSEEERTKYFGKAPATVYENLKAFELYPDKLEVLKMGNVFNDSIINSFKISVIERWVTEIKNRIINSYMDEIRSYKMLHSLDKALDLDVTNWMNVNELRHYLMKDSYSNKCLFTKIKESIIIKNYSATSDLQLELEDKMSLLRSFYTNYKKNLLDV; encoded by the coding sequence ATGAAAAACGACCTAATATTTTCAATACCGGAGACTTCCCATAACGAAACTTCTCTAAAATCAATAATTAACGACCATCCAGAAATAAGATTCATATCCTTAGTAGGTATCGATCTTGCTGGAAATGATACCGATGAGCGAATTCCTATAAAGGCATTTTTAAACGATTTAGATACATTCTTAAATGGAGTTGCAGCACAAACTGATGGTTCCTCAGTTACCCTTCCAGGTATTGCAAGCCTTAATAACGCTAAGATTGATATGATGTGTGATTTAAACTGCAACTGGTATGTAGACTATAATTATGAACATATAGATCCATTTTGTAATAAACCAGTAGGTACTCTTAGAATACCTTGTTTTCTATATCATAATGGAAATCCTGTAGATTCAAGACACATTTTAAAAAGATCCATTGATTACTTCAAAAGTACCATCCTAAGTTTAATTTCGAAAAATCCTAACAGTCTTTCTTCTTATGGCATATCCTTTGAAGATATTGATGACATTAGTGTAACTTCTGCTACAGAATTAGAGTTTTGGGTTAAGACTCCAAATGATGAAGCTGAACTTGAAGAGCTTTCTACATCTCAAGTATTGCATGAACAATATTGGACTAGAACGAAAGGTTCTGTAAGAACAGCCCTAGAACAAAGTCTTATGCTTATGGATTCTTATGGCTTAGAACCTGAAATGGGACATAAAGAAGTAGGCGGTGTTAAAGCTAAAATTGATGACCTTGGAAACCTTACTCATATAATGGAGCAAATGGAGATTGACTGGAGATTTTCCACCCCTATCCAAGCTGCAGATAATGAACTATTAGTTAGAAATATAGTAAGAGAAACCTTTAGACAAAATGGTCTTGACGTTACCTTTCTTGCAAAACCTATAGATGGAGTAGCTGGAAGTGGCGAACATATTCATGTAGGTATCTGTCTTAAATTAAAAAATGGAAAGCTTATAAACTTATTTACATCTAACAAAGATCACTTTTTAAGTTCCATAGGTTACGGTTCACTTATGGGTATACTTAAGAATTACGAGATAATAAACCCCTTCATATCTTCTACTAACGACTCGCTTAAAAGACTTAAGCCAGGCTTTGAAGCTCCTATATGTATAGTAACCTCCTTAGGTGTTACTATTGAAGTACCCTCAAGAAATAGAACAATTTTGATAGCTCTTATAAGAGATCTTATGAATCCTATGGCTACAAGATTTGAACTTCGCTCACCTAATCCACATACAAATACTTATATTGCTATATCTGTTTTATACATGAGTATGATTGACGGTATAAAATATGCTTTAGATAATAATAAAAGTGAAGATGATTTATTAGATGAACTTTCAAAGTCACCTGGTGAGCCTTCTATATATCTAGAAAAAGAAAGATCTTATCGTACTGAGGAAGATGTCTTTGAGTTCTTTTCGGAAGAAGAACGAACAAAATATTTCGGTAAAGCTCCTGCAACTGTTTATGAGAATCTAAAAGCTTTTGAATTATATCCAGATAAATTAGAAGTATTAAAAATGGGAAATGTATTTAATGATTCAATTATAAATAGCTTTAAGATTTCTGTTATAGAAAGGTGGGTTACGGAAATAAAAAATCGAATAATAAATAGCTACATGGATGAAATACGTTCCTATAAAATGTTACACTCCTTAGATAAGGCTTTAGATTTGGATGTGACAAATTGGATGAATGTAAATGAATTACGTCATTATTTAATGAAAGATAGCTATTCTAATAAGTGCCTATTCACAAAAATAAAGGAATCAATAATAATTAAAAACTATTCAGCTACATCAGATCTCCAATTAGAGCTTGAAGATAAAATGAGTTTACTCAGAAGCTTTTATACAAATTACAAGAAAAACCTTTTAGATGTGTAA
- the murI gene encoding glutamate racemase, translating into MEDNSYNKSKPIGIFDSGVGGISVLKKAIKILPNENYVYFGDSKNAPYGVKTVEEIKKLTFKSIDFLLSKDCKAIVVACNTATSAAIEDLRKRFKDLPIIGIEPAVRPAVNLNRKGKILIMATPITLAENKFNKLVERCAVNSEVVALPCAGLVEMIEEGIFEGNDIKNYLEKRFEGKIDKDVSCIVLGCTHYPFIKKEIVYIIGDEIPIIDGSDGTARELKRRLKESNILRSSDQKGYVKIFNSKDNSNLIDLSYKLLDLE; encoded by the coding sequence ATGGAAGATAACTCATATAACAAAAGTAAACCTATAGGGATTTTTGATAGCGGAGTAGGTGGGATTAGTGTGCTAAAAAAGGCTATAAAAATACTCCCAAATGAGAATTATGTCTACTTTGGGGATTCTAAAAATGCACCTTATGGTGTAAAAACTGTAGAAGAAATAAAAAAGCTAACTTTTAAATCTATAGACTTTTTATTATCAAAGGATTGTAAGGCCATTGTTGTAGCTTGTAACACAGCTACTAGTGCTGCAATAGAAGACTTAAGAAAGAGATTTAAAGACTTACCTATAATAGGAATAGAGCCGGCTGTAAGGCCAGCTGTAAATTTAAATAGAAAGGGTAAGATATTAATAATGGCAACACCTATAACTTTAGCAGAAAATAAATTTAATAAATTAGTTGAAAGATGTGCAGTAAACTCTGAGGTAGTTGCTCTTCCTTGTGCTGGCTTAGTAGAAATGATAGAAGAGGGCATATTTGAAGGAAACGATATAAAGAATTATTTAGAAAAGAGATTTGAAGGAAAGATAGATAAAGATGTATCTTGCATAGTTTTAGGTTGTACTCACTATCCTTTTATAAAAAAAGAAATAGTATATATTATAGGAGATGAAATACCTATAATAGATGGAAGTGATGGTACAGCAAGAGAACTTAAAAGAAGATTAAAAGAAAGTAACATTTTGAGAAGTAGTGACCAAAAGGGTTATGTAAAGATATTTAATTCAAAGGATAACAGTAACTTAATAGACCTTAGCTATAAGTTACTAGATTTAGAATAA